A portion of the Enterobacter sp. SA187 genome contains these proteins:
- a CDS encoding diguanylate phosphodiesterase encodes MLTTIIYRSHICDNVSVKSLEEMVAGANQINSRANVTGILLFNGTHFFQLLEGPEENVVEIYRHICRDQRHYNVVELLYDYAPARRFGKAGMELFDLRQSEKEEVLQVVLDKGTSKYQLTYNDRALQFFRTFVEATEKENYFEIPAGDAWEFVPDDEVVQLGAPLKSTSTEYSFAFQPIIDPLTREIASVEALLRTPDGGGPQAYFAGMQGDEVYLADLHSKKVAFAMAGGLNLHEQALSVNLLPMTLVKIPEAVDVLLEGIATSGLVPEQIIVEFTEGEVISGFDAFTGAVRQLKAAGISVAIDHFGAGFAGLQLLTQFQPDRIKINRELIKNVHTSGPRQAVIQAIIKCCHSLEIAVSAVGVEKAEEWMWLESAGISQFQGHLFARPAFDQIPQVAWPEKKADL; translated from the coding sequence ATGCTCACAACCATCATCTACCGCAGCCATATATGCGATAACGTTTCAGTTAAATCGCTGGAAGAAATGGTAGCGGGTGCAAACCAGATAAATAGTCGGGCAAATGTTACGGGCATTTTACTTTTCAACGGCACGCACTTCTTCCAGTTGCTTGAAGGCCCTGAAGAAAATGTGGTGGAAATTTACCGTCATATCTGTCGCGACCAACGCCACTATAACGTAGTGGAGCTTCTGTATGATTACGCTCCTGCAAGACGCTTCGGCAAAGCCGGTATGGAATTGTTTGATTTACGGCAGTCCGAAAAAGAGGAAGTTTTGCAGGTCGTACTGGACAAAGGCACGTCGAAATATCAGTTAACGTATAACGACAGGGCGCTGCAATTCTTCCGCACCTTTGTCGAAGCCACAGAAAAAGAGAATTATTTTGAGATCCCTGCCGGCGATGCATGGGAATTTGTACCCGATGATGAGGTTGTACAACTTGGCGCACCGTTGAAATCAACGTCAACAGAGTACAGCTTTGCGTTTCAGCCCATTATCGACCCGCTGACCCGTGAAATCGCGTCGGTAGAAGCGTTGTTACGTACACCGGATGGCGGCGGCCCGCAGGCGTATTTTGCGGGTATGCAGGGGGATGAGGTATACCTTGCCGATCTGCACAGCAAAAAAGTCGCTTTTGCGATGGCGGGGGGATTAAACCTGCATGAGCAGGCGTTGTCGGTAAATCTATTGCCGATGACGCTGGTGAAAATACCCGAAGCGGTTGATGTGTTGTTAGAGGGTATCGCCACCAGCGGACTGGTGCCGGAACAGATCATCGTGGAGTTTACCGAAGGCGAGGTAATATCCGGTTTTGACGCCTTTACCGGCGCGGTGCGTCAGCTGAAAGCCGCAGGTATCAGCGTGGCCATCGATCATTTCGGCGCAGGTTTTGCCGGTCTGCAATTGCTGACGCAGTTTCAGCCGGACAGGATCAAGATTAACCGCGAGCTGATTAAGAACGTGCATACAAGCGGTCCGCGGCAGGCGGTGATACAGGCGATTATTAAATGCTGCCACTCGCTGGAAATTGCCGTTTCCGCGGTGGGCGTCGAGAAAGCAGAAGAATGGATGTGGCTGGAGTCGGCTGGCATCAGCCAGTTCCAGGGACATCTTTTTGCCCGTCCGGCCTTTGATC
- a CDS encoding biofilm development regulator YmgB/AriR family protein, translating into MNSMIAQQPDVFSALHNPALSAYVRNASDLMPDESALLATAIRSLLVSQGHASNKDIILWLIGTLETTHDATTADVIRHCLELVVSYTMDDI; encoded by the coding sequence ATGAATTCCATGATTGCACAGCAACCAGACGTATTTTCAGCACTGCACAACCCCGCTTTATCCGCTTATGTTCGCAACGCCTCTGATTTAATGCCGGATGAATCCGCCCTGCTGGCTACCGCTATCAGAAGCCTGCTGGTGTCCCAGGGACATGCCAGCAATAAAGACATTATCCTGTGGTTAATCGGTACGCTGGAAACCACGCACGATGCCACTACCGCTGACGTGATCCGTCACTGCCTTGAACTGGTGGTCAGCTACACCATGGACGACATCTGA
- the sra gene encoding stationary-phase-induced ribosome-associated protein, producing MKTNRQARHILGMDYKVSNQRKIVTSEDQPTVVTHRTGRHRRAKS from the coding sequence ATGAAAACGAATCGTCAGGCACGTCACATTCTGGGTATGGACTACAAAGTGTCTAACCAGAGAAAAATCGTTACCAGTGAAGATCAACCGACGGTAGTCACCCACCGCACCGGTCGCCATCGTCGCGCGAAGTCATAA
- a CDS encoding mannuronate-specific alginate lyase, with the protein MILAAAGSFSAMAAGAQYLPPAGFTLPVRPAATTAVTCPPVPPPFTGALRLRSKYEGSDAARATLNAGAEQAYRDATRTVDAMERQVSKLVQRGDSHCAIDALNRWARAGALTSTDTTHTGRAVRKWALASFSSAWIQLKFAPQYPLKDDPAAASQVENWLSQLGTLVARDWKGLPLNKINNHSYWAGWALMSTALATGRDDLFADAVALLRTALRQVDDRGFLPNELKRRQRALAYHNYALQPLVMLALFARASQVPLSDTETAALKRLGERVIAGLDDPTPFRDATGVKQDRHFLNQPTNLAWMEAWCSLYTCSAAVNNRLAPLRPLNNVRLGGSYASDRAKSGSEGPLVKLRFPRYTHCIHSPDKYKRRLLMLCCELFIHSHHFGDRHCSSVTSIVLR; encoded by the coding sequence ATGATACTGGCGGCAGCCGGGTCGTTCAGCGCGATGGCCGCTGGCGCACAGTATCTGCCGCCTGCCGGTTTTACCCTGCCCGTTCGCCCTGCCGCGACGACAGCAGTTACCTGCCCGCCGGTGCCGCCGCCCTTTACCGGTGCGCTGCGTTTGCGCAGTAAATATGAAGGATCCGACGCCGCCCGCGCCACGCTGAATGCCGGTGCGGAGCAGGCCTATCGTGACGCGACCCGCACGGTCGATGCGATGGAGCGCCAGGTCAGCAAACTGGTACAACGGGGCGACAGCCATTGCGCTATAGACGCGCTTAACCGCTGGGCGCGGGCCGGTGCGCTGACCTCCACAGACACCACGCATACCGGCAGAGCGGTGCGAAAATGGGCGCTGGCCAGCTTTTCATCGGCCTGGATCCAGCTGAAATTCGCCCCACAGTACCCACTCAAAGACGATCCGGCTGCCGCTTCACAGGTGGAAAACTGGCTAAGCCAGCTCGGCACGCTCGTCGCCCGCGACTGGAAAGGGCTGCCGCTCAACAAAATCAACAACCACAGCTACTGGGCGGGCTGGGCGCTGATGTCCACGGCGCTCGCCACCGGGCGGGACGATCTGTTTGCTGATGCCGTCGCTCTGCTGCGTACCGCTTTGCGCCAGGTGGACGATCGCGGATTTTTACCTAACGAACTTAAACGACGGCAGCGGGCGCTGGCTTACCATAATTACGCCCTGCAACCGCTGGTGATGCTGGCGCTGTTTGCCCGCGCCAGTCAGGTTCCGCTGAGCGACACCGAAACCGCCGCGCTGAAACGTCTGGGTGAGCGGGTGATTGCCGGGCTGGACGATCCCACACCGTTCCGCGACGCCACGGGCGTTAAGCAGGATCGTCACTTTTTAAATCAGCCGACCAATCTGGCATGGATGGAAGCCTGGTGCTCTCTCTATACCTGCTCCGCGGCAGTCAATAACCGCCTTGCCCCGCTGCGCCCGCTCAATAACGTGCGGCTGGGGGGATCTTATGCGTCTGACAGAGCAAAATCTGGTAGCGAGGGGCCACTAGTCAAACTTCGGTTCCCCCGTTACACTCACTGTATTCATTCACCTGATAAATATAAAAGGAGGTTACTTATGCTGTGCTGTGAATTGTTTATCCATTCACATCATTTTGGCGATCGCCACTGCTCAAGCGTTACCAGTATCGTGCTGCGATAA
- a CDS encoding LacI family DNA-binding transcriptional regulator, giving the protein MVTILDVARKAGVSKATVSRALNGKVVVSEDVKARIFQAIEETGYRPNLLARKLATSESNSVGLVITNGLYNGPFFSAMIYQAATCSEDHQRQLVLADGKHSREDERNAINFLLQLRCEAIMIYPKYLSVDELDDIIDQNTVPVVVINRELKRNRNNAVYVDHHRCSMQMMNYLLEQGHRTIAFVGGAEGSPTGDSRLAGYRDALNQAGIVPDESLIVRGSWSTESGYEAGCALLKQRRDMTCILAANDDMAIGVTKALTDQGFRVPQDISVAGFDDSTIGRYFTPTLTTVHIPMDEMISDAVRILLSPTAESETDPLPRHEGTLIIRESVAARR; this is encoded by the coding sequence ATGGTCACGATACTGGATGTTGCCAGAAAAGCGGGCGTCTCAAAAGCGACAGTGTCACGCGCGCTTAACGGTAAGGTAGTGGTCAGCGAGGACGTTAAAGCCCGCATCTTTCAGGCCATTGAAGAAACCGGCTACCGGCCTAATCTGCTGGCGCGCAAACTGGCGACCAGTGAATCGAATTCCGTCGGGCTGGTGATCACCAACGGCCTGTATAACGGCCCCTTCTTTTCCGCCATGATTTACCAGGCCGCGACCTGTAGTGAAGATCACCAGCGCCAGCTGGTGCTCGCCGACGGCAAGCACAGCCGGGAAGATGAGCGTAATGCCATAAATTTCCTGCTGCAGCTGCGCTGCGAGGCGATCATGATCTATCCCAAATATCTCAGCGTTGACGAACTTGATGACATCATCGATCAGAATACGGTGCCCGTTGTGGTGATTAACCGCGAGCTGAAGCGTAACCGCAATAACGCCGTGTATGTCGATCATCACCGTTGCAGCATGCAGATGATGAACTATTTGCTGGAACAGGGGCACCGCACCATTGCCTTTGTGGGAGGCGCTGAAGGTTCCCCAACGGGCGACAGCCGCCTTGCCGGGTATCGCGATGCATTAAACCAGGCGGGAATTGTCCCGGATGAATCCTTGATCGTGCGCGGCAGCTGGAGCACGGAAAGCGGCTATGAAGCCGGGTGCGCGCTGCTGAAACAGCGTCGCGACATGACCTGCATTCTGGCGGCCAACGATGATATGGCTATCGGCGTCACCAAAGCGCTGACCGATCAGGGTTTCCGCGTACCGCAGGACATCTCCGTCGCCGGTTTTGATGATTCCACTATCGGGCGATACTTCACCCCGACGCTGACGACGGTACATATCCCGATGGATGAGATGATCAGCGACGCGGTTCGCATTCTGTTATCCCCCACCGCCGAAAGCGAAACCGACCCGCTGCCGCGCCACGAGGGAACGCTGATTATTCGGGAGTCGGTGGCTGCACGTCGCTAA
- a CDS encoding methyl-accepting chemotaxis protein has protein sequence MKRNTPVTQKEYLLKDGMTLMSTTDTHSHITYANSAFIDASGYEEEQLTGEPHNVIRHPDMPAAAFADMWFTIQQGESWTGLVKNRRHNGDHYWVRANVTPVYQQERLTGYISVRNIPLRDEINAAEKLYAAVNENNLKGHRFYKGLLVRRGLFSFLSLFQWLSLARRIHLGTGISLLAIVALQMTPVMLPVKISATMLILALLSWFLTAQIARPLKTILTQMQKVISGRKADYVQFNRVDEIGLLLRMVNQSGLNLNSLVDDVNTQLHGIRQISQRIAKEGVSLHTRTEETSADLQQTAAAVEEIASAVKQTAETAGEAMLRADETSGNAMNSGNIMKQTISMMQSVSRDNRQIVDIISVIDSIAFQTNILALNAAVEAARAGESGRGFAVVAAEVRHLAQHSASAAKEIKTLIEKNVANVSHGVAMVESTESHLTAMIDNVLQMSQMIKEIGTATREQTQALALINESVSRIGVMTHNNNGMVELVTHAAGDLSARAARLQRAVQVFGSH, from the coding sequence ATGAAGCGTAACACTCCTGTTACACAAAAAGAGTATTTGCTTAAAGATGGTATGACATTAATGTCGACCACCGATACGCACAGCCATATTACGTATGCTAACTCCGCTTTTATTGACGCCAGCGGCTATGAAGAAGAACAGCTGACGGGCGAACCGCATAACGTTATTCGCCATCCCGATATGCCAGCGGCGGCCTTTGCGGATATGTGGTTTACCATTCAACAGGGCGAAAGCTGGACGGGGCTGGTGAAAAACCGCCGTCATAACGGCGACCATTACTGGGTACGCGCCAACGTCACGCCGGTTTATCAGCAGGAGCGGCTTACCGGCTACATCTCGGTGCGTAATATTCCGTTGCGCGACGAAATTAACGCCGCCGAAAAACTCTACGCTGCGGTAAATGAAAATAACCTCAAAGGTCACCGCTTTTATAAAGGCCTGCTGGTGCGGCGGGGTTTATTTTCCTTCCTGTCGCTGTTTCAGTGGCTCAGCCTCGCCCGGCGAATTCATCTTGGAACAGGTATTAGTCTGCTGGCGATAGTAGCGCTGCAAATGACGCCCGTGATGCTGCCGGTGAAAATAAGCGCCACGATGCTTATCCTGGCGCTGTTATCATGGTTTCTCACCGCGCAAATTGCGCGACCATTAAAAACCATTCTTACCCAGATGCAGAAAGTGATCTCCGGGCGCAAGGCCGATTACGTGCAGTTTAATCGCGTCGATGAGATCGGTTTACTGCTGCGCATGGTAAATCAGTCCGGGCTTAACCTGAATTCCCTGGTGGATGACGTCAATACCCAACTGCACGGCATCCGGCAGATCAGCCAGCGCATCGCCAAAGAAGGCGTCTCCCTGCATACCCGCACGGAAGAAACTTCAGCCGATTTGCAGCAGACGGCAGCGGCGGTGGAAGAAATCGCCAGTGCGGTAAAACAAACGGCGGAAACCGCAGGCGAAGCGATGCTCCGCGCCGATGAAACCAGCGGCAATGCCATGAACAGCGGCAACATCATGAAACAGACCATCAGCATGATGCAGTCCGTATCCCGTGATAACCGGCAGATTGTTGACATCATCAGCGTGATCGACAGTATCGCCTTCCAGACCAATATTCTGGCGCTGAATGCGGCGGTGGAAGCTGCCCGCGCGGGCGAGTCCGGACGCGGTTTTGCGGTGGTCGCCGCCGAGGTACGGCACCTTGCGCAGCACTCGGCGTCGGCGGCGAAAGAGATCAAAACGCTGATCGAGAAAAATGTGGCCAACGTCAGTCATGGCGTGGCGATGGTGGAGAGCACCGAATCGCACCTGACGGCCATGATCGACAACGTGCTACAGATGTCACAGATGATCAAAGAGATCGGCACCGCGACCCGGGAGCAGACCCAGGCGCTGGCGCTGATCAATGAGTCCGTCTCACGCATCGGGGTAATGACGCATAACAATAATGGCATGGTGGAGCTGGTCACTCACGCCGCAGGAGATCTCTCTGCCCGCGCCGCGCGCCTGCAGCGGGCGGTGCAGGTTTTTGGCAGCCACTAA
- a CDS encoding beta-glucoside-specific PTS transporter subunit IIABC — MAVIRDYNKLASDILREAGGENNISSFTRCATRLRLVLNETPAEAKTRIQDLPGVIAVVESGGQFQVVIGTHVADVFNALSALLGENHAGATAKPKTRWLDAVIGTMSAVFAPIVYILAAAGILQGLLIVVGLIDADVKTTGTFAILNFMSWTPFAFLPVFIAITAARHFKCNPYIAVLCCCALINPEWSAMAGRIAGGETITFLFIPLAKTVYTSSVLPPLFLVWALSWLEKRVERILPDVVSALFTPLVCFVIIVPLTLIIIGPVTTWAAMGIASGYNALFAAAPAVAAAVIGGVWQIVVIFGVHWGITPVIMANFDTQGYDSFQAYQTIAVIGQMAAVFGVFLKSRNRELKTTSLSAGVTAIFGITEPAIYGVTLRFKKPFICGCIGGAVGAVVASLFGSLYYAYAALPGLFTLVNAISPDAPLSFIGELAGSATAIVLTIVLVQFVGFEDPVAEEQRSEPANNPVTAAPVSLKIMSPLDGEVMALEDVADDAFAQKALGDGIAIRPQSGLVVAPCDARVETLIDSHHAVGLACDNGAELLIHVGLNTVNLQGQHFRPLVKEGDMVKAGTPLLEFDKEAIERAGYDLTTPVLVINSDDYRLTKHQSHGDIRQNTPLMTVA, encoded by the coding sequence ATGGCAGTTATCAGGGATTACAATAAGTTAGCCAGTGACATCCTTCGCGAGGCAGGCGGTGAAAATAACATCAGCAGCTTTACCCGCTGCGCCACCCGGTTACGCCTCGTACTCAATGAAACTCCGGCGGAAGCTAAAACGCGCATTCAGGATCTGCCCGGCGTCATCGCCGTGGTGGAAAGCGGCGGTCAGTTTCAGGTGGTGATTGGTACCCACGTCGCCGACGTATTCAACGCGCTCTCCGCCCTGCTCGGCGAAAACCATGCCGGTGCAACAGCAAAACCGAAAACCCGCTGGCTGGATGCAGTGATCGGCACCATGTCGGCGGTGTTCGCGCCCATCGTTTATATTCTGGCGGCAGCCGGGATCCTGCAGGGGCTGCTGATTGTGGTCGGGCTTATCGATGCCGATGTAAAAACCACCGGCACCTTCGCCATTCTGAACTTTATGTCATGGACGCCCTTTGCGTTCCTGCCGGTATTTATCGCCATAACCGCCGCGCGGCATTTCAAATGTAACCCCTATATTGCGGTGCTCTGCTGTTGTGCGCTGATCAACCCGGAATGGTCCGCCATGGCGGGCCGTATCGCGGGCGGTGAAACCATTACTTTCCTGTTCATCCCGCTGGCGAAAACGGTGTACACCTCGTCGGTGCTGCCGCCGTTGTTTCTTGTCTGGGCGCTGTCGTGGCTGGAAAAGCGCGTCGAGCGCATCCTGCCGGACGTGGTTAGCGCCCTGTTCACTCCGCTGGTGTGCTTTGTGATCATTGTACCCTTGACGTTGATTATCATCGGGCCGGTAACCACCTGGGCGGCGATGGGCATTGCCTCCGGCTATAACGCGCTCTTTGCGGCAGCCCCTGCGGTGGCAGCGGCGGTGATTGGCGGCGTATGGCAAATAGTGGTGATTTTTGGTGTTCACTGGGGCATTACGCCGGTGATCATGGCGAACTTCGACACCCAGGGCTATGACTCCTTCCAGGCCTACCAGACCATCGCGGTGATCGGCCAGATGGCGGCGGTGTTCGGCGTCTTCCTGAAAAGCCGCAACCGCGAACTCAAAACCACCTCGCTGTCGGCGGGCGTGACGGCGATTTTCGGTATTACTGAACCCGCTATTTATGGCGTTACGCTGCGCTTTAAAAAGCCATTTATCTGTGGTTGCATCGGTGGCGCGGTTGGCGCTGTCGTCGCCAGCCTGTTTGGTTCCCTCTATTACGCGTACGCCGCCCTGCCTGGTCTGTTCACGCTGGTGAACGCCATCAGCCCGGACGCGCCACTGTCCTTTATTGGCGAGCTGGCGGGAAGCGCCACGGCGATCGTCCTGACCATTGTGCTGGTACAGTTTGTCGGCTTTGAGGATCCGGTGGCTGAAGAACAGCGTAGCGAACCGGCAAATAATCCAGTGACGGCTGCGCCTGTCAGCCTGAAAATCATGAGCCCGCTGGACGGCGAAGTGATGGCCCTTGAAGATGTCGCCGACGACGCCTTCGCGCAGAAAGCGCTGGGTGATGGTATCGCCATCCGGCCGCAGTCGGGCCTGGTTGTCGCTCCCTGTGACGCTCGCGTAGAAACGCTCATCGACTCTCATCATGCGGTCGGGCTGGCGTGTGATAACGGCGCAGAGCTGCTGATCCACGTCGGCCTGAACACGGTGAATTTACAGGGGCAACATTTTCGCCCGCTGGTCAAAGAAGGCGATATGGTAAAAGCGGGTACGCCGTTGCTGGAGTTTGATAAAGAGGCTATCGAGCGTGCCGGTTACGACCTGACCACGCCGGTACTGGTGATCAACAGCGACGACTACCGCTTAACCAAACATCAGTCTCACGGAGATATCCGGCAGAACACGCCGCTGATGACCGTGGCCTGA
- a CDS encoding ABC-F family ATP-binding cassette domain-containing protein: MSTLLTAQSLRVDTAFGSLFRDLSFTVKKGDRIGLVGYNGCGKSTLLKVLDGTLSPTAGVYSVARHCLLARVEQHLPDELSSLSMLDAVLSQLPQAERDARRWQAETLLASQGFSEREWELCAGTLSGGQHTRLLLARALIRQPDLLLLDEPSNHLDLPTLLWLEQFLQRWNGSFVLVSHDARLLDAVTNTTWILRDQTLHCFALPCQAARQALAERDEADALRQKAEQKEIDRITASAKRLATWGQVYDNEDLARKAKQMEKQILRLKEVQTDVTAGSHWTLSLQGDALRADRLLELSELDVAPAADAAPLFRLPLGRIKSGDRVAIMGRNGCGKSSLLRLLWQHYRQQRLSEGVVLHPRVTIGYYDQTLHQLHDEDTLFDALEPFAPPPEVRKQALIAAGFAWARHGQRVSTLSGGERSRLLFVGMSLARYALLMLDEPTNHLDMEGKEALAQTLSGFDGGVLLVSHDRDLIASSCNRFWLIEDGELHEWHDVEAVFARLREPDAVTAPVAAGSSPRPPETDGDRLLAELIALETRLAEDLARKPKHQKPQLQAQWRAAIDDINRQLE, translated from the coding sequence ATGAGCACATTACTAACTGCACAATCCCTTCGTGTCGATACGGCTTTCGGTTCGCTGTTTCGCGATCTCTCTTTTACCGTCAAAAAAGGCGACCGCATTGGTCTGGTGGGCTATAACGGCTGCGGCAAAAGTACGCTGTTAAAAGTGCTGGACGGCACCCTTTCCCCGACCGCTGGCGTCTATTCTGTGGCCCGACACTGCCTGCTGGCGCGGGTCGAACAACACCTGCCCGATGAGCTTTCTTCTCTCTCCATGCTTGACGCGGTGCTGTCGCAACTGCCGCAGGCGGAACGCGATGCCCGGCGCTGGCAGGCGGAAACGCTGCTCGCCAGCCAGGGCTTCAGCGAGCGGGAGTGGGAATTATGCGCGGGTACGCTCAGCGGCGGCCAGCACACGCGGCTGTTGCTGGCGCGGGCATTGATCCGTCAGCCGGATCTGTTACTGCTGGATGAGCCGAGCAACCACCTCGATCTGCCGACGCTGCTGTGGCTGGAGCAGTTTTTGCAGCGCTGGAACGGCAGCTTTGTGCTGGTGTCCCACGATGCGCGACTGCTGGATGCGGTGACCAACACCACCTGGATCCTGCGCGACCAGACGCTGCACTGTTTTGCCCTGCCATGCCAGGCCGCACGACAGGCGCTGGCTGAACGGGATGAAGCCGACGCCCTGCGTCAGAAAGCCGAACAGAAAGAGATCGACCGCATCACCGCCAGCGCGAAACGGCTGGCGACCTGGGGACAGGTCTACGATAACGAAGATCTCGCCCGCAAGGCGAAGCAGATGGAAAAACAGATCCTGCGCCTGAAAGAGGTGCAAACCGACGTCACCGCCGGTAGTCACTGGACGCTTTCCCTTCAGGGCGATGCGCTGCGCGCCGACCGTCTGCTGGAGTTGAGCGAACTTGATGTCGCTCCGGCAGCGGATGCTGCGCCGCTGTTCAGATTGCCCCTGGGCCGTATCAAAAGCGGCGATCGGGTGGCGATTATGGGACGCAACGGCTGCGGGAAATCATCGCTGTTACGTCTGCTGTGGCAGCATTACCGTCAACAGCGGCTAAGTGAAGGCGTGGTGCTGCATCCGCGCGTTACCATCGGTTACTACGATCAGACGCTCCATCAGTTGCATGATGAGGATACGCTGTTCGATGCGCTGGAGCCGTTCGCCCCGCCGCCGGAGGTGCGGAAACAGGCGCTGATCGCCGCCGGTTTCGCCTGGGCGCGTCACGGGCAGCGGGTCAGCACCTTAAGCGGCGGCGAGCGCTCGCGTCTGCTGTTTGTCGGCATGTCGCTGGCGCGTTATGCCCTGCTGATGCTGGACGAGCCGACCAACCATCTGGATATGGAAGGCAAAGAAGCGCTGGCGCAGACGCTTTCCGGCTTTGACGGCGGCGTACTGCTGGTGAGCCACGATCGTGATTTGATCGCCAGCAGCTGTAACCGTTTCTGGCTGATTGAGGACGGCGAGCTTCACGAGTGGCACGACGTCGAGGCGGTGTTTGCGCGACTGCGGGAGCCGGACGCGGTGACGGCACCTGTCGCGGCGGGATCTTCCCCCCGGCCCCCGGAGACTGATGGCGATCGGCTGCTCGCTGAGCTGATTGCCCTGGAAACCCGGCTGGCGGAAGATTTGGCGCGCAAGCCGAAACATCAGAAGCCGCAACTACAGGCGCAGTGGCGAGCCGCTATTGACGACATCAACCGGCAGCTGGAGTAG
- the ycgZ gene encoding regulatory protein YcgZ, producing MQQDGYTFDSSAAIAQYFSKAALPTQQETLGEIVVEILTTGRHLNRKNLCTKLLVRLEQAGSQEEEQHYQALIGMLFERQI from the coding sequence ATGCAACAGGACGGGTATACCTTCGATTCATCTGCTGCCATTGCACAATATTTTAGTAAAGCCGCTCTGCCGACTCAGCAGGAAACGCTGGGTGAAATTGTGGTGGAAATCCTGACGACAGGTCGCCATCTCAATCGCAAAAATCTTTGTACAAAATTACTGGTACGCCTTGAACAGGCCGGCAGCCAGGAAGAAGAACAACATTATCAGGCGCTGATCGGCATGTTATTTGAACGGCAGATTTGA